GTTTAATATTGAGCCAGGAAGTAGCATCGCTTGGTTGGGTGATCCCTACGGCGGGGTACTCGATATTCAGGCTACTTACGCTCAAGTAGCTTCTTTAGCTCCGTTAGTTGTTGATCCTAACCAGCGTGATAATGATGAAGTACGGCGTAAATATCCTACCGAGGTTGCGTTGGAGCTCACCGGCGACTTAATGTCGCCCGACATCGACTTTGATATCAATATCCTTAACTATCCTCAAAATAACCTATGGTTGAGAACGGCGGTAGAAACCTTGAATAATACCGTAGCTTACGATCAGGAAGAACTTAATCGGCAAGTATTTAGCCTTATTGTGTTGCGCCAGTTTTCGGAACAAGGCTCGTTTGATGTGGGTGGCTCAGTAGGAAGTAGTGTGAGCGAGCTACTCTCCAACCAATTTAGCTACTGGCTCAGTCAGGTAGACGAAAACCTAGAGATAGATGTAGATTTAGGAAGCTTTGATAACGATCGATTTAATACCTTTCAACTCCGGCTTTCGTACTCCTTTTTAGAGGGCAGGCTACGAGTAACCCGCGACGGTGGGTTCACCGACCTAAATAATAATGCTAATGCAGCAACAGTCATTGGCGATGTAAGCGTAGAATACCTACTGACCGATGATGGTCGCTACCGGGTAAAGATGTATAACCGTAATAATTTTAACTCCCTCACCAATCCGCTTAATCAGGACTTTAATACCACCCAAGGCATTAGCCTGATGTACATTCAAAGCTTCGATAAAGTGCGTGATTTACTCACCAGTACGCGCAACCGCGTTATTCAGGAACGTAAGGACGATTCTCAGGTAGATAAAGGGGATGCGCCCAAGCCACTGAGCCAATCGACAGAAAAAGCCACTGAGCCTGAGCTACGCAAAACCCTGCCCAAATAACTATTGGTTTTCCATAGCCTGATAGGCCAAAATCCCCCCCTTCAGATTATAGAGATTATCAAAGTTATGATTGTTTTCCAAGTACTTTACGGCATTGGCACTGCGGCTGCCGCTGCGGCACTGCATAATCACTTTTTGGTCTTTTTTCACCTCATCTACGTGCTCTGGCAACTGCCCTAACGGAATCAGCTCTCCCCCCAGGTTGGCCTCTTCGTACTCGTGCGGTTCCCGTACATCAATCAGTTGAAACTCCTCGCCCGCTTCCTGCATAGCTTTAAGTTCTTCTACGGTAATTTCTTTCATATTCGTTTTCGTTTTGCGATGATTACTGCTAATTTGGCTACCAATTTTTCAAAAATTTTACCAATAACCAACCCGAATGCAAATAAAAATAAAGCGACTGAATGATGCCACTCATTTAGAAGCATCCAATGAAGACGGTCTTACCCTGCAAATGGATGGTTCACCCGACGTAGGGGGAAAAGATCTGGCGATGCGCCCCATGCAAGTGTTGCTTTCATCGCTGGGGGGCTGTAGCGCCATGGATGTTATCAGCATTCTGAATAAACAACGACAACCGCTGGATGACATCCAATTTACGTTAGACGGAACACGCGAAGAGGGTAAGGTACCGGCAGTATTCACCAAAATTCATATTACTTACGACTTATACGGCAACCTGGATGAAGATAAAGTAAAACGCGCAATAGACCTTTCAATGCAACAGTATTGTTCAGTGACTAAAATGCTGGAAAAAACAGCGAAGATTACGTACTCATTCAAGATTCACCCCAGTTCCTAAGTTCATATGTCTAGTAAGAAATATCATTTCGAGACCAACGCTATTCGTACGCAGACGGAGCGTAGTCAGCACCGAGAGCACAGTGTACCCATTTTCGCTACCTCTAGCTTTGTGTTCGATGATGCCGAGCAGGCTCGCGCTTTGTTTGCCAACGAACTGGACGGAAATATCTATTCCCGCTTTTCTAATCCCAACAACGATGAGTTTATCCAGAAGCTCTGTTTGCTAGAAAATACCGAAGCCGGAATTGCCACCGCCTCGGGGATGGCTGCCATGTTTATCAGCATTGCCTCCTTTCTGAAAGCCGGTGATCACATAGTAGCTTCTCGTTCTTTATTTGGTTCCACCCATCAGATTCTGACCGGCTTACTTCCGAGATGGAATATCAGCCACACCTACGTGGATATTCAGGCTGATCTAAGTACGTGGGAAGAGGCTATTCAGCCTACTACTAAAATGATTTTCGTGGAAACCCCTTCTAATCCGGGGTTAGATTTACTGGATTTAGAGGCACTAGGAAAGTTAGCCAAACAGCACGGATTACTCTTTAACGTTGACAACTGCTTTGCCACTCCTTACCTGCAAAACCCAGCCGATTGGGGAGCTGATCTGGTAACGCATTCAGCTACTAAATTTATTGATGGGCAGGGACGTGCCATTGGCGGAGCCGTCTTAGGCAAAAAAGAAGCGATTGATGAGGTACGCTTTCTGGCTCGGCATACCGGACCGGCTATGTCGCCCTTTCACGGCTGGATTTTGTCTAAGAGCTTAGAAACACTCTCGGTACGCATGGAGCGGCACTGCCAGAGTGCGCTGCATTTAGCCCAATTTCTGGAAGAACAACCTGAGGTAGTTAGTGTGAAGTATCCCTTTCTACCCTCGCACCCGCAGTACGAATTAGCCCAACGCCAAATGCGGATGGGCGGCGGAATGCTCACCTTTGAATTGAAGGGCGGATTAGACCGGGGCAAGCGATTTCTGAATGCACTAGAAATGCTATCGTTCACCGCCAACTTAGGCGACTCCCGAAGTATCTGTACCCATCCAGCTTCAACTACGCATTCTAAACTATCGGAAGAGGAGCAGGCTCGCGTAGGTATTACTCCCGGTTTAATTCGGGTTTCGGTAGGTTTAGAACACCCGGAAGATATTCAAAGTGATATCCTTCAGGCAATTGATAGAAGCAAGTAATATGGAAGGTTCAATTGTTCGATTGCTGATTGATTTGTTAGTCTACAGTCCACGATCCACAGTCTACGATTATTATTCGCTCACTATTAGTTCGATGGCTCGATTGCTGACTGGTTAAATGATTATTGATCACTGCTTTCAACTTTCCATTATCCATTTTCCACTGTATTGCTCCCAGCCCCTCGCCAACTGTTCATCACTCATTATCAATTTTCAATTCCAATTTCTAGTCTTCCAACTTTACATTATCACCTGTCAACTATTAAGCGTATTGCACAGCTTCTTTCACCCAAACGGGTACTTTATGCTCTCGCACTACTTCTCCAATTACAATGATGGCTGGAGCCTGCAACCCCTCTTCAGCAGCCATTTCGGTCATAGTGCTTACGGTAGCTATTCCTACTTTTTCTTCGGGCAAAGAACCATTTTGAATGATGGCTACGGGAGTATCACACTGTCCGTAGGTTTCAAAGATTGATTGAATTTTACTTAGTTGGCGCATTCCCATTAGAATTACTACCGTAGCGGTAGATTGAGCCGCCAACGCTACATCCTGCGATAACGAGCCGCGACGGGTGGTTCCGGTAATGACCCAGAAGCTCTCGCTCACTCCTCGCCGGGTGAGCGGAATAGATTGCAGAGCCGGAACCGAGTAGAAGGAACTGATACCCGGCACCACCGAAACGGTTATATCATACGATTCAGCGTAGGTTTGTTCTTCATGTCCTCGTCCAAAAATATAGGGGTCACCACCCTTCAACCGCACTACGTGGCCATAGTGGCGCGCACAGTGAACGATCAGCTCGTTGATTTCTTCTTGAGATTTGTATTTTCCGCCGCCTCGTTTTCCTACGTAAATTCTCGGAACGTTCGGTCGAACGTACCTTAACAATTCTTCATTCGCTAAGGCATCGTACAGTACAATATCAGCTTCCTGCAAAGCCCGCGTTCCCTTGAGTGTAATTAACTCTGGGTCACCCGGCCCGGCTCCTACTAATGTGAGCCGAGGTATTTTATTTACTGTAGCCGTTAATAATACTTTGCTCATGATGCTGAAACGGTAAGCTGTTCTTGACGCACCTGCTGAACCTTCTCTAGAAAATCTTGCGCTTGCTGCAAGTATTCTTTTGCAAAATCAGCACTAGGCTCTACTTTGTTCAGTTGTAGCACAGTGTTTTCAAAAGAATCGCTTAGTTCCAGTAACGGATGCTGACCAAAGTGCTCGCCGAACAAGCGAATGATACTCATTTGCGTATTTGTCTTTACATCGTTGGATAACAGCAGCGCTTTTGCCCCAACTACGAATGAATTATAAGCGTGGTAAATCGCATCGGCGTAGTGCTGCTCCTGGAAGTTTTCCTTCGCCCAACCGAGTTTCTCTTCCGCTTCGTAAAACAACGTAGCTACCAAGTCAATAATGACTCCGGCACACTCGCCTACTCCGGCTTCTACTTTAAAATTTTCTTGGGCGTGTCCCCAGTCAAAGTATTCGTCATTCGCTACTTCATCCAATTCCGTGAGTGGTTTCAGTAGATGATAGAAGTACATCTTACCTTGCCGTTGGTAATAATCCGCGTAGTACTCCCCGTCTAGCTGATTTTCTTCGTAATCGTCAAATAAGGTTCTCAGTAGCTGAGGAGCACGCTTACTTGGCGTTTTCAGCAGTTTTTCGGCCACCCGACCTTGTCCGTTACCGTCTACTCCCCCGCCCAACAAAACTTGCAAAGCCGGAACTACCCGCTTTTGCTTGTCCTTCAGTGAGCTGCCGTGAAAGCCGATGCTGGCAATACCGTGCTGCCCACAGGAGTTAGGACATCCGCTAATTTTTATCTTGATGTCTTGATTTTTTACCAGATCAGGGTACTCCTCATAAATTACTTTTTCTAGTGCCGAAGAAACTCCGGTACTGTTCGAGATTCCCAAATTACAAGTATCGGTTCCGGGGCAAGCAGTGATGTCGGCTACGCTATCAAAGCCTGGGTCAGCTAAATCTAAACCTTTCAGAGAAGTATACAGTGCCGGTAAGGCTTCAGGACGGACGTAACGCAGCAATAGCCCTTGGTTGATGGTAATTCGGATATCGTCTGAAGCCAGCCAGTCAATAATGGTAGCTAGCTTACGAGCGGTAGAAGTGCTAATATCGCCTAGGGGCACTTTAATAAATACTCCGTAGAAACCAGCTTGTTTCTGCTCAAATACGTTGGTCGCTTTCCACAGCGCGTAAGCCGCTTCGTCCTGAATTTTGGCATCTACCAGATTTATATCTTCCGCAAGCTGATGTTCCGGCACTTGGGTAGTATCTACGCTGTAGCTCTTCACCTTCAACGCGGCCCACTCTTCTTCCACCAACTTCATTAATGCTTCCAGGCCGAGCGATTGTAACAAAAACTTCATCCGGGCTTTACCGCGTTTGTTCCGCTCGCCGTGGCGGTCAAATACCCGCAGCACCGCTTCGGTAAATGGAATAAGCTGATCTTCGGGTAAAAACTCGTGAGCTACTTGCGCCAGATGGGGTTGCGCTCCCAAACCACCGCCAAGCATTATTTTAAACCCCCGCTCTTCTTTTTCGTCAACGGTTCGCACCTTCGGAATGGCTCCAATGTCGTGAATGAAGGTAAAGGCAGAATCCTTCTCACTAGAAGAAAAAGCAATCTTAAACTTACGCCCCATCTCCTGGCACACCGGGTTCCGCAGAAAGTACGTAAACATTTCCTCGGCGTAAGGCGATACATCAAACGGTTCTTCGGGATCAATACCCGCTTTAGGCGAAGCCGTAATATTGCGAACAGTATTTCCGCAGGCTTCTCGCAGGGTAATTTTATCTTTTTCTAGCTGCGCCCACAGTTCGGGCGTACGATCCAGACTGACGTAGTGAATCTGAATATCTTGGCGGGTGGTGAGGTGTAGATTTCCACTGGCGTATTCATCTGAGACATCGGCGATACGGAGTAACTGTTTAGGCGTAACCCGCCCGAACGGTAATTTTATGCGTACCATTTGCACACCAGGCTGACGCTGACCGTATACGCCCCGAGCCAAGCGAAGGCTACGGAAACGGTCATCGTCTATCTTTCCTTCCTGGAATAATCTGATTTTCCGCTCCAGATCAATAATGTCGCGCTCTACGACGGGGTTTTCAATTTCGGTTCTAAAACTCTGCATGGTTTAGAAGATTGGGTAATAAAAAAAGCCTTTCCTGACGGAAAGGCTTAGGGTCTATTTTAAGTAATTTTCTACTGATGTATCATCTGAACGTACTTAATCTACACCTAATACTTTCCGGTTAAGAAAAGGCATCTGACAACACCAAAACCAGCACGCGCAGCGACGAGCAGCAATTAGTTTTTCGTTGGTGGCAGAAAATAGGTGCAACATTAATTAAACATTCAGATTACAATGATACGTTTTGTTATGAACTTTTCAAAAAATCTGGGCTAAACTTCCGAAGTTTAAATAAGGTATCCTCTAAAACCTTCGGAAGTTTCTGATAAGATTAAGCCAACTGGGCATCCAGCTTTTGGGAGAGAACGCTTTTATTTACGGCTCCTACTTGCTTATCAACAATTTCACCGTTTTTAAATACCAACAAAGTAGGGATGCTGCGAATACCAAATTTGCCCGCTACTTCGGGATTAGAATCAACGTCTACCTTCCCTACTACCGCTTTGCCGTCGTAATCATTCGCTAACTCGTCTACTACTGGGGCAATCATTTTACAAGGCCCGCACCATTCGGCCCAAAAATCTACCAGCACCGGCTGATCAGAATTTATTACTTCGTTGAAGTTGCTATCGGTAATTTCTAATGGTTTACTCATATCGTTAATTATTTGAACGTTATTTTATAATCTGTATGCTTGTACGAAAAAGATTTGAAATGGATATATTTTTCTACCCTGTCTCAGCATTCATCTACTTTTGCCAGCACCTGCTCAATCATAGATTGAATCGTTTTTTGTGGATTGAGGGAAAATTCTCCAGTGGCTCGGTGAGCTAAAATAGCGTTTACACTCAGCATTCGGTGCCCTAGCAGTCGTCCTAACGCGTAATATCCGGCAGTTTCCATTTCCAGATTGCTAAGCTGCCCTGAGGTAAACTGAATATTTATCAGCTTTTCTAAGAAGCAGTTTTGTCGGCTAGCCAACCTTAGCTGTCGCCCCTGGGGGGCGTAAAATCCCGGACAAGTTACGGTATTCCCTACTTGAAACTTCGATTGAAACAGGCCCATCAATTCAGAATCGGCTTCGGCTACGTAGGGAGTAAACTCCAAATTAAGCACCGATTTCAGTTGAACCGTTGCCTGTTGGAATGATGCAAGCGTAGTGTAAGGATAGAATTGCATCAATGTATCCAACCCGAAAGCAGCTTGACTGAGCAAAATACTATCCAACGCTACTTCGGGCTGTAATGCTCCTGAGGTACCTAGCCGAATGATTGTCAACGAGCGCAGATTATTTTTTGGTTGACGTGTCTCCCGATCAATATTAACCAATGCATCTAACTCAGTCATTAGAATTTCTACGTTGTCGGCGCCCATCCCACTACTAATTACCATCAGTTGACGAGTGCCTATTCGGCCAATATGAGAGACAAATTCCCGATGAGTTACTTTCGTTTCTACCGCATCGAAGTACTGACTTACGGTGGATACCCGCTCGGGGTCGCCTACTGCAAAAATAACATCCGGCATCTGCTCAGGCTGAAGCCCCAGATGGTAGATGGAACCATCATCCCGGTAGATCAGATCGGTTTTGCTGATAGGCACTGGCAGAAGGTTCACGTTGCTAAATGGGCTTCGCCGGATTCCCGAACACTGTTGCCCCGGCTTTCACCGGTTCTACTACCACCGAGCCCGCTCCGATTCGCGCCCCTTTACCCACCGTAAGCGGTCCCGCAATGGTAACTCCCGCTCCGATAAATACGTTATCTTCTACCGTGGCTCCCGCGTGAACAACGCTTCCCGCACCTACGTGAACAAATTCTCCCAACGTGGCTTCGTAATCAACGACGGAATTGCTCTGCAAAATGCAGCCCTGCCCTACTTTGGCAAAGCTACCAACTACCACTCCGGCATTGGCAAAAATACCGTAAGAAAAGTAAGCATTACTAGAGATAACCGCTTGGGCATGAATAGCGTTGGCAGGCATTACTTTCCGCTTTTCGTTTAGCATACCAAAGTATTTCTTCCGAACATCCCGCTCATCTTCGGCTACAAATGCATCACATTTTTTACCGATGAGCTTCAAGAAGCCGTGGTCTTCGGTGCGTCCCATCACCAGCACTTCATTGATTTCGGTATTGTGCAGTTTTTCATCGTCATCCAGAAAGCCGTATACCACTACGTTGTTAGACTGAAAAATTTCTAAGGCAGCTTTGCCTAAACCACTGGCTCCGAAGATGATAATCGGATTTGTATTCATAGTGCTATGTAGATTTGTATAGTTTTTGTCGTAAGACATTCATGTAAGAACATAATTAATCACGTTCTTACGATACATTCAAAGATAGAAGGTTCTGATGAAAATATTCGTACTAATTAGCGGACTGTTAATTTGTTCTTTACTGGTTAACGGCCAAAGTAAAGAGGAGCCGTTCATTAAAGTTTCGGTAGCCGAACAAAAGCTGTACTTGATGGAAGGCGGTCAGCCATTGAAGCAGTACCCGGTATCCACCTCAGCATATGGCATTGGCAGTAAAGCAGGAAGCAATAAAACTCCGTTAGGTAAGCATGAAGTAATTAGCAAGTTCGGAGATAATGCCCCACTTGGAACGATTTTCAGAAGTCGCATTAATACCGGCCGCACGGCTAAAATCTATACCGATGATACTGATTTGGAACAAGATGATGTAACCACTCGGATTCTTCGCCTTACCGGATTGGAACCGGGCAAGAACCAAGGTTCAGGAGTAGATTCGTTCTCTCGCTACATTTATATTCATGGCACGCCCGAAGAGGGACTGATTGGTCGCCCCGCATCTCACGGCTGCATCCGAATGAAAAATACCGATGTGGTAGAACTGTATGATTTGGTAGATGAAGGAACGCTGGTAGTGATTGAGCGTTAAAGACAAGAAGAGTTTTTCTACCCGTAGCCTTCCAGTTTTTCATCAATTGACATTCTCTCGTATCTTCGCAGCAAAACCTAACTAAGTACAAAAATGGAATTACAAATTGGCGATACTGCCCCTAATTTTGAAGCTCAGAACCAAGAGGGCGGAACCATAAAACTGTCTGATTATCAAGGAAAGAAAGTAGTTTTATACTTCTACCCTAAAGACAATACTCCCGGTTGCACCGCGCAAGCCTGCAATTTGCGGGACAATTATTCGGCGCTACAGCAGGCCGGTTACGAAGTTATCGGCGTAAGCCCCGACGGCGTGAAGTCTCATCAGAAGTTTATTGAGAAACAGGAACTACCCTTCACGCTGATTGCCGATGAAGATAAAGCGGTGAACGAGCAGTACGGCGTATGGCAAGAGAAATCGATGTACGGCCGTAAATACATGGGAACCGTCCGCACCACCTTTGTTATTGACGAAGAAGGAAAGGTTGAGGACATTATCAAAAAGGTTAAAACCAAAGATCATACTGCTCAAATTCTTGGTTAAGCAATTACACCTGGTTCTAAGTTAGTTTGGGTTTACCTAAGAGAGGTAGTTCTGTTGAGCAACTAAATGCTCGCCTTTTCGGTAAACCTTACATACGTAGGAAATACGACTGAGTAGCTTTTTCTAAGAGACGGCGAACCACTAGTATTGCACCCAACAACTATCGCCTTTTCTCAGACCACATAAACCCATGAATAAAGGCTGCTTTTGTGTAATGGTGTCGCGAAGGTAAATAATGAGGTCACCGAAGCACTAGTAGATTAAGTAAGGTTTTAATTGTATTTATCTTATTTTATTGGCTAGTGCACACGGTACCAGGATTTTATTATACCTGCTAAACTAAACAAACCAACGTCCATTGTTCATTTGCCGGATGGCACTCAGTAAACGGAAGTA
This region of Tunicatimonas pelagia genomic DNA includes:
- a CDS encoding NeuD/PglB/VioB family sugar acetyltransferase, yielding MNTNPIIIFGASGLGKAALEIFQSNNVVVYGFLDDDEKLHNTEINEVLVMGRTEDHGFLKLIGKKCDAFVAEDERDVRKKYFGMLNEKRKVMPANAIHAQAVISSNAYFSYGIFANAGVVVGSFAKVGQGCILQSNSVVDYEATLGEFVHVGAGSVVHAGATVEDNVFIGAGVTIAGPLTVGKGARIGAGSVVVEPVKAGATVFGNPAKPI
- the trxA gene encoding thioredoxin; its protein translation is MSKPLEITDSNFNEVINSDQPVLVDFWAEWCGPCKMIAPVVDELANDYDGKAVVGKVDVDSNPEVAGKFGIRSIPTLLVFKNGEIVDKQVGAVNKSVLSQKLDAQLA
- a CDS encoding HEPN domain-containing protein — its product is MQSFRTEIENPVVERDIIDLERKIRLFQEGKIDDDRFRSLRLARGVYGQRQPGVQMVRIKLPFGRVTPKQLLRIADVSDEYASGNLHLTTRQDIQIHYVSLDRTPELWAQLEKDKITLREACGNTVRNITASPKAGIDPEEPFDVSPYAEEMFTYFLRNPVCQEMGRKFKIAFSSSEKDSAFTFIHDIGAIPKVRTVDEKEERGFKIMLGGGLGAQPHLAQVAHEFLPEDQLIPFTEAVLRVFDRHGERNKRGKARMKFLLQSLGLEALMKLVEEEWAALKVKSYSVDTTQVPEHQLAEDINLVDAKIQDEAAYALWKATNVFEQKQAGFYGVFIKVPLGDISTSTARKLATIIDWLASDDIRITINQGLLLRYVRPEALPALYTSLKGLDLADPGFDSVADITACPGTDTCNLGISNSTGVSSALEKVIYEEYPDLVKNQDIKIKISGCPNSCGQHGIASIGFHGSSLKDKQKRVVPALQVLLGGGVDGNGQGRVAEKLLKTPSKRAPQLLRTLFDDYEENQLDGEYYADYYQRQGKMYFYHLLKPLTELDEVANDEYFDWGHAQENFKVEAGVGECAGVIIDLVATLFYEAEEKLGWAKENFQEQHYADAIYHAYNSFVVGAKALLLSNDVKTNTQMSIIRLFGEHFGQHPLLELSDSFENTVLQLNKVEPSADFAKEYLQQAQDFLEKVQQVRQEQLTVSAS
- a CDS encoding rhodanese-like domain-containing protein — translated: MKEITVEELKAMQEAGEEFQLIDVREPHEYEEANLGGELIPLGQLPEHVDEVKKDQKVIMQCRSGSRSANAVKYLENNHNFDNLYNLKGGILAYQAMENQ
- the cobA gene encoding uroporphyrinogen-III C-methyltransferase, with translation MSKVLLTATVNKIPRLTLVGAGPGDPELITLKGTRALQEADIVLYDALANEELLRYVRPNVPRIYVGKRGGGKYKSQEEINELIVHCARHYGHVVRLKGGDPYIFGRGHEEQTYAESYDITVSVVPGISSFYSVPALQSIPLTRRGVSESFWVITGTTRRGSLSQDVALAAQSTATVVILMGMRQLSKIQSIFETYGQCDTPVAIIQNGSLPEEKVGIATVSTMTEMAAEEGLQAPAIIVIGEVVREHKVPVWVKEAVQYA
- the bcp gene encoding thioredoxin-dependent thiol peroxidase, giving the protein MELQIGDTAPNFEAQNQEGGTIKLSDYQGKKVVLYFYPKDNTPGCTAQACNLRDNYSALQQAGYEVIGVSPDGVKSHQKFIEKQELPFTLIADEDKAVNEQYGVWQEKSMYGRKYMGTVRTTFVIDEEGKVEDIIKKVKTKDHTAQILG
- a CDS encoding nucleoside phosphorylase, with the translated sequence MPISKTDLIYRDDGSIYHLGLQPEQMPDVIFAVGDPERVSTVSQYFDAVETKVTHREFVSHIGRIGTRQLMVISSGMGADNVEILMTELDALVNIDRETRQPKNNLRSLTIIRLGTSGALQPEVALDSILLSQAAFGLDTLMQFYPYTTLASFQQATVQLKSVLNLEFTPYVAEADSELMGLFQSKFQVGNTVTCPGFYAPQGRQLRLASRQNCFLEKLINIQFTSGQLSNLEMETAGYYALGRLLGHRMLSVNAILAHRATGEFSLNPQKTIQSMIEQVLAKVDEC
- a CDS encoding OsmC family protein — its product is MQIKIKRLNDATHLEASNEDGLTLQMDGSPDVGGKDLAMRPMQVLLSSLGGCSAMDVISILNKQRQPLDDIQFTLDGTREEGKVPAVFTKIHITYDLYGNLDEDKVKRAIDLSMQQYCSVTKMLEKTAKITYSFKIHPSS
- a CDS encoding L,D-transpeptidase; protein product: MKIFVLISGLLICSLLVNGQSKEEPFIKVSVAEQKLYLMEGGQPLKQYPVSTSAYGIGSKAGSNKTPLGKHEVISKFGDNAPLGTIFRSRINTGRTAKIYTDDTDLEQDDVTTRILRLTGLEPGKNQGSGVDSFSRYIYIHGTPEEGLIGRPASHGCIRMKNTDVVELYDLVDEGTLVVIER
- a CDS encoding trans-sulfuration enzyme family protein; translation: MSSKKYHFETNAIRTQTERSQHREHSVPIFATSSFVFDDAEQARALFANELDGNIYSRFSNPNNDEFIQKLCLLENTEAGIATASGMAAMFISIASFLKAGDHIVASRSLFGSTHQILTGLLPRWNISHTYVDIQADLSTWEEAIQPTTKMIFVETPSNPGLDLLDLEALGKLAKQHGLLFNVDNCFATPYLQNPADWGADLVTHSATKFIDGQGRAIGGAVLGKKEAIDEVRFLARHTGPAMSPFHGWILSKSLETLSVRMERHCQSALHLAQFLEEQPEVVSVKYPFLPSHPQYELAQRQMRMGGGMLTFELKGGLDRGKRFLNALEMLSFTANLGDSRSICTHPASTTHSKLSEEEQARVGITPGLIRVSVGLEHPEDIQSDILQAIDRSK